CCGCTGAATTCAGCCGGCGATGGGAAAGATCAGGCAGGAGGAGGTGGCGTGGGCCAGCAGCCGGTCCCCGGCGTCGAGCAGATGGGCCTGTGCGGTGGCGGTGCGCGAGCCTGAGGTCAATACCGTGCCGACACACCGGATCCGGCCGCCGCCGGCCCGCACCGGACGCAGGAATCGGGTGTTCAGGTCCAGGCTGGTGTAGCCGGTGCCGGCCGGCAGGGTGGTGTGCACCGCGCACGCGCAGGCGGTGTCCAGCAGTGCGGCAATCACCCCGCCGTGCACCGTGCCCAGCGGGTTCATGTGGAACTCGGCCGGGTCGAGCTCGACGGTCACCCGGCCCG
This genomic window from Nakamurella multipartita DSM 44233 contains:
- a CDS encoding PaaI family thioesterase; this translates as MTQTQTPAERTREHRWVDPAIALASLSRLSGLEFLQEMTAGRVPSPPISSTLDFADFTVEPGRVTVELDPAEFHMNPLGTVHGGVIAALLDTACACAVHTTLPAGTGYTSLDLNTRFLRPVRAGGGRIRCVGTVLTSGSRTATAQAHLLDAGDRLLAHATSSCLIFPIAG